In Euwallacea similis isolate ESF13 chromosome 17, ESF131.1, whole genome shotgun sequence, a single window of DNA contains:
- the LOC136414424 gene encoding uncharacterized protein, with translation MGNDKISTCIKDWIEIQERRVSNMSRKRTRVETSSGESFYGSIHITQTFLIIIPDDSHVSGIYLDEPRLNGVNEVGEKGITLLLRHDKPSITIYFRSPQERNDIITKIRIIISDSSTSESPESSSPEAN, from the exons ATGGGGAACG ataaaataaGTACATGTATTAAAGATTGGATTGAAATTCAAGAACGGCGAGTTTCAAACATGTCTAGAAAGCGAACAAGAGTGGAAACCAGTAGCGGGGAGTCATTCTATGGCTCAATTCATATTACACAAACATTTCTAATTATTATACCTGACGACTCCCATGTTTCGGGTATCTATTTAGACGAACCCCGCCTCAATGGGGTTAACGAGGTGGGGGAGAAAGGGATAACACTATTACTAAGGCATGATAAACCATCAATTACAATTTACTTTAGGTCACCCCAGGAACGGAATGATAtcattacaaaaataaggATAATAATAAG TGACTCAAGCACGTCCGAGTCGCCAGAATCCTCAAGTCCCGAAGCCAATTGA
- the LOC136414438 gene encoding uncharacterized protein — translation MGNDKMNTCVKDWIEFQQQKLSNMSIKHVRIETGEDSYYSRLRITKKILSIRPDDPQKRPYFFEECHLNGVDEAGSKGIRISERFGKPSFLIYFRSTRERDMALQKIRILISDSSTSESPESSSPEAN, via the exons ATGGGGAACG ataaaatgAATACTTGTGTCAAAGATTGGATCGAATTTCAACAACAGAAACTTTCAAATATGAGTATCAAACACGTTAGAATTGAAACTGGGGAGGATTCCTATTATAGCCGCCTTCggattacaaaaaaaatcctcagCATTCGTCCAGATGATCCTCAGAAAAGACCATATTTTTTCGAAGAATGCCACCTCAACGGAGTTGACGAAGCGGGAAGTAAGGGCATCAGAATAAGTGAAAGATTTGGGAAACCATCGTtccttatttattttcgttcaACAAGGGAACGAGATATGGCACTTCaaaaaattaggattttaATAAG TGACTCAAGCACGTCCGAGTCGCCAGAATCCTCAAGTCCCGAAGCCAATTGA